From a region of the Rhinopithecus roxellana isolate Shanxi Qingling chromosome 8, ASM756505v1, whole genome shotgun sequence genome:
- the SELP gene encoding P-selectin isoform X3, producing the protein MASCQKAILYQRFRRVVFGIARLLCFSALISELTHHKEVAAWTYHYSTKAYSWNISRKYCQNRYTDLVAIQNKKEIDYLNEVLPYYSSYYWIGIRKSNKTWTWVGTKKALTKEAENWADNEPNNKRNNEDCVEIYIKSPSAPGKWNDEHCLKKKHALCYTASCQDMSCSKQGECLETIGNYTCSCYPGFYGPQCEYVRECGELELPQHLLMNCSHPLGNFSFNSQCSFHCADGYQVNGPSKLECLASGIWTHKPPQCLAVQCQHLEAPSEGTMDCVHPLAAFAHGSSCKFECQPGYRVRGLDTLRCIGSGHWSAPLPTCEAISCEPLESPVHGSMDCAPSLRAFQYDTNCSFRCAEGFMLRGADIVRCDNLGQWTAPAPVCQALQCQDLPVPNGAQVNCSHPFGAFRYQSVCSFTCNEDLLLVGASVLQCLATGNWNSVPPECQAIPCTPLLSPQNGTMTCVQPLGSSSYKSTCHFICDEGFSLSGPERLDCTRSGRWTDSPPMCEAIKCPELFAPEQGSLDCSDTHGEFNVGSTCHFSCNKGFKLEGPNNVECTTSGRWSATPPACKGIASLPSPGVQCPALTTPGQGTMHCRHHPGTFGFNTTCHFGCKAGFTLIGDSILSCRSSGQWTAVTPTCRAVKCSELHVYKPIVMNCSNLWGNFSYGSICSFHCLEGQLLNGSAQTACQENGHWSTTMPTCQAGPLTIQEALTYFGGAVASTTGLIMGGTLLALLRKRFRQKDDGKRPLNPHSHLGTYGVFTNAAFDPSS; encoded by the exons GCCAGCTGCCAAAAAGCCATCTTGTATCAGAGATTCCGGAGAGTGGTCTTTGGAATTGCCCGACTCCTTTGCTTCAGTGCCCTGATCTCTG AACTAACACACCACAAAGAAGTGGCAGCGTGGACTTATCATTACAGCACAAAAGCATACTCATGGAATATTTCCCGCAAATACTGCCAGAATCGCTACACTGACTTAGTGGCCATccagaataaaaaggaaattgattACCTCAATGAGGTCCTACCCTACTATAGCTCCTACTACTGGATCGGGATCCGAAAGAGTAATAAGACATGGACCTGGGTGGGAACCAAAAAGGCTCTCACTAAAGAGGCTGAGAACTGGGCTGATAATGAACCTAACAACAAAAGGAACAACGAGGACTGCGTGGAGATCTACATCAAGAGTCCGTCAGCCCCTGGCAAGTGGAATGATGAGCACTGCTTGAAGAAAAAGCACGCATTGTGTTACACAG CCTCCTGCCAGGACATGTCCTGCAGCAAACAAGGAGAGTGCCTCGAGACCATCGGGAACTACACCTGCTCCTGCTACCCTGGATTCTATGGGCCACAATGTGAATACG TGAGAGAGTGTGGAGAACTTGAGCTCCCTCAACACTTGCTTATGAACTGCAGCCACCCTCTGGGAAACTTCTCTTTTAACTCGCAGTGCAGCTTCCACTGTGCTGACGGGTACCAAGTAAATGGGCCCAGCAAGCTGGAATGCTTGGCTTCTGGAATCTGGACACATAAGCCTCCGCAGTGTTTAG CTGTGCAGTGTCAGCACCTGGAAGCCCCCAGCGAAGGAACCATGGACTGTGTTCATCCACTCGCTGCTTTTGCACATGGCTCCAGCTGTAAATTTGAGTGCCAGCCCGGCTACAGAGTGAGGGGCTTGGACACGCTCCGCTGCATTGGCTCTGGACACTGGTCTGCACCCTTGCCAACCTGTGAGG CTATTTCGTGTGAGCCGCTGGAGAGTCCCGTCCACGGAAGCATGGATTGCGCTCCATCCTTGAGAGCGTTTCAGTATGATACCAACTGTAGCTTCCGCTGTGCTGAAGGTTTCATGCTGAGAGGAGCTGATATAGTTCGGTGTGATAACTTGGGACAGTGGACAGCGCCGGCCCCAGTCTGTCAAG CTTTGCAGTGCCAGGATCTCCCAGTTCCAAATGGGGCTCAGGTGAACTGCTCCCACCCCTTTGGTGCCTTTAGGTACCAGTCAGTCTGCAGCTTCACCTGCAATGAAGACTTACTCCTGGTGGGAGCGAGTGTGCTACAGTGCTTGGCTACTGGAAACTGGAATTCTGTTCCTCCAGAATGCCAAG CCATTCCCTGCACACCTTTGCTAAGCCCTCAGAATGGAACAATGACCTGTGTCCAACCTCTTGGAAGTTCCAGTTATAAATCCACCTGTCACTTCATCTGTGATGAGGGATTTTCTTTGTCTGGACCAGAAAGATTGGATTGCACTCGATCGGGACGCTGGACAGACTCCCCACCAATGTGTGAAG CCATCAAGTGCCCAGAACTCTTCGCCCCAGAGCAGGGCAGCCTGGATTGTTCTGACACTCATGGAGAATTCAATGTTGGCTCCACCTGCCATTTCTCTTGTAACAAGGGCTTTAAGCTGGAGGGGCCAAATAATGTGGAATGCACAACTTCTGGAAGATGGTCAGCTACTCCACCAGCCTGCAAAG GCATAGCATCACTTCCTAGTCCAGGGGTGCAATGCCCAGCCCTCACCACACCTGGGCAGGGAACCATGCACTGTAGGCATCATCCGGGAACTTTTGGTTTTAATACCACTTGTCACTTTGGCTGCAAGGCTGGATTCACACTCATAGGAGACAGCATTCTCAGCTGCAGATCTTCAGGACAATGGACAGCAGTAACTCCAACATGCAGAG CTGTGAAATGCTCAGAACTACATGTTTATAAGCCAATAGTGATGAACTGCTCCAACCTCTGGGGAAACTTCAGCTATGGATCAATCTGCTCTTTCCATTGTCTAGAGGGCCAGTTACTTAATGGCTCAGCACAAACAGCATGCCAGGAGAATGGCCACTGGTCGACTACCATGCCAACCTGCCAAG CAGGACCACTGACTATTCAGGAAGCCCTGACTTACTTTGGTGGAGCGGTGGCTTCTACAACAGGTCTGATAATGGGTGGGACGCTCCTGGCTTTGCTAAGAAAGCGTTTCAGACAAAAAG ATGATGGGAAACGCCCCTTGAATCCTCACAG cCACCTAGGAACATATGGAGTTTTTACAAATGCTGCATTTGACCCGAGTTCTTAA
- the SELP gene encoding P-selectin isoform X4: MPAGVLLYEASCQKAILYQRFRRVVFGIARLLCFSALISELTHHKEVAAWTYHYSTKAYSWNISRKYCQNRYTDLVAIQNKKEIDYLNEVLPYYSSYYWIGIRKSNKTWTWVGTKKALTKEAENWADNEPNNKRNNEDCVEIYIKSPSAPGKWNDEHCLKKKHALCYTASCQDMSCSKQGECLETIGNYTCSCYPGFYGPQCEYVRECGELELPQHLLMNCSHPLGNFSFNSQCSFHCADGYQVNGPSKLECLASGIWTHKPPQCLAVQCPPLKIPERGNMTCLHSAKAFQHQSSCNFSCEEGFTLVGPEVVQCTASGVWTAPAPVCKAVQCQHLEAPSEGTMDCVHPLAAFAHGSSCKFECQPGYRVRGLDTLRCIGSGHWSAPLPTCEAISCEPLESPVHGSMDCAPSLRAFQYDTNCSFRCAEGFMLRGADIVRCDNLGQWTAPAPVCQALQCQDLPVPNGAQVNCSHPFGAFRYQSVCSFTCNEDLLLVGASVLQCLATGNWNSVPPECQAIPCTPLLSPQNGTMTCVQPLGSSSYKSTCHFICDEGFSLSGPERLDCTRSGRWTDSPPMCEAIKCPELFAPEQGSLDCSDTHGEFNVGSTCHFSCNKGFKLEGPNNVECTTSGRWSATPPACKGIASLPSPGVQCPALTTPGQGTMHCRHHPGTFGFNTTCHFGCKAGFTLIGDSILSCRSSGQWTAVTPTCRAVKCSELHVYKPIVMNCSNLWGNFSYGSICSFHCLEGQLLNGSAQTACQENGHWSTTMPTCQAGPLTIQEALTYFGGAVASTTGLIMGGTLLALLRKRFRQKDDGKRPLNPHSHLGTYGVFTNAAFDPSS; encoded by the exons GCCAGCTGCCAAAAAGCCATCTTGTATCAGAGATTCCGGAGAGTGGTCTTTGGAATTGCCCGACTCCTTTGCTTCAGTGCCCTGATCTCTG AACTAACACACCACAAAGAAGTGGCAGCGTGGACTTATCATTACAGCACAAAAGCATACTCATGGAATATTTCCCGCAAATACTGCCAGAATCGCTACACTGACTTAGTGGCCATccagaataaaaaggaaattgattACCTCAATGAGGTCCTACCCTACTATAGCTCCTACTACTGGATCGGGATCCGAAAGAGTAATAAGACATGGACCTGGGTGGGAACCAAAAAGGCTCTCACTAAAGAGGCTGAGAACTGGGCTGATAATGAACCTAACAACAAAAGGAACAACGAGGACTGCGTGGAGATCTACATCAAGAGTCCGTCAGCCCCTGGCAAGTGGAATGATGAGCACTGCTTGAAGAAAAAGCACGCATTGTGTTACACAG CCTCCTGCCAGGACATGTCCTGCAGCAAACAAGGAGAGTGCCTCGAGACCATCGGGAACTACACCTGCTCCTGCTACCCTGGATTCTATGGGCCACAATGTGAATACG TGAGAGAGTGTGGAGAACTTGAGCTCCCTCAACACTTGCTTATGAACTGCAGCCACCCTCTGGGAAACTTCTCTTTTAACTCGCAGTGCAGCTTCCACTGTGCTGACGGGTACCAAGTAAATGGGCCCAGCAAGCTGGAATGCTTGGCTTCTGGAATCTGGACACATAAGCCTCCGCAGTGTTTAG CTGTCCAGTGCCCACCCCTGAAGATTCCTGAACGAGGAAACATGACCTGCCTTCATTCTGCAAAAGCATTCCAGCATCAGTCTAGCTGCAACTTCAGTTGTGAAGAGGGATTTACATTAGTTGGACCAGAAGTGGTGCAATGCACAGCCTCCGGGGTATGGACAGCCCCAGCCCCAGTGTGTAAAG CTGTGCAGTGTCAGCACCTGGAAGCCCCCAGCGAAGGAACCATGGACTGTGTTCATCCACTCGCTGCTTTTGCACATGGCTCCAGCTGTAAATTTGAGTGCCAGCCCGGCTACAGAGTGAGGGGCTTGGACACGCTCCGCTGCATTGGCTCTGGACACTGGTCTGCACCCTTGCCAACCTGTGAGG CTATTTCGTGTGAGCCGCTGGAGAGTCCCGTCCACGGAAGCATGGATTGCGCTCCATCCTTGAGAGCGTTTCAGTATGATACCAACTGTAGCTTCCGCTGTGCTGAAGGTTTCATGCTGAGAGGAGCTGATATAGTTCGGTGTGATAACTTGGGACAGTGGACAGCGCCGGCCCCAGTCTGTCAAG CTTTGCAGTGCCAGGATCTCCCAGTTCCAAATGGGGCTCAGGTGAACTGCTCCCACCCCTTTGGTGCCTTTAGGTACCAGTCAGTCTGCAGCTTCACCTGCAATGAAGACTTACTCCTGGTGGGAGCGAGTGTGCTACAGTGCTTGGCTACTGGAAACTGGAATTCTGTTCCTCCAGAATGCCAAG CCATTCCCTGCACACCTTTGCTAAGCCCTCAGAATGGAACAATGACCTGTGTCCAACCTCTTGGAAGTTCCAGTTATAAATCCACCTGTCACTTCATCTGTGATGAGGGATTTTCTTTGTCTGGACCAGAAAGATTGGATTGCACTCGATCGGGACGCTGGACAGACTCCCCACCAATGTGTGAAG CCATCAAGTGCCCAGAACTCTTCGCCCCAGAGCAGGGCAGCCTGGATTGTTCTGACACTCATGGAGAATTCAATGTTGGCTCCACCTGCCATTTCTCTTGTAACAAGGGCTTTAAGCTGGAGGGGCCAAATAATGTGGAATGCACAACTTCTGGAAGATGGTCAGCTACTCCACCAGCCTGCAAAG GCATAGCATCACTTCCTAGTCCAGGGGTGCAATGCCCAGCCCTCACCACACCTGGGCAGGGAACCATGCACTGTAGGCATCATCCGGGAACTTTTGGTTTTAATACCACTTGTCACTTTGGCTGCAAGGCTGGATTCACACTCATAGGAGACAGCATTCTCAGCTGCAGATCTTCAGGACAATGGACAGCAGTAACTCCAACATGCAGAG CTGTGAAATGCTCAGAACTACATGTTTATAAGCCAATAGTGATGAACTGCTCCAACCTCTGGGGAAACTTCAGCTATGGATCAATCTGCTCTTTCCATTGTCTAGAGGGCCAGTTACTTAATGGCTCAGCACAAACAGCATGCCAGGAGAATGGCCACTGGTCGACTACCATGCCAACCTGCCAAG CAGGACCACTGACTATTCAGGAAGCCCTGACTTACTTTGGTGGAGCGGTGGCTTCTACAACAGGTCTGATAATGGGTGGGACGCTCCTGGCTTTGCTAAGAAAGCGTTTCAGACAAAAAG ATGATGGGAAACGCCCCTTGAATCCTCACAG cCACCTAGGAACATATGGAGTTTTTACAAATGCTGCATTTGACCCGAGTTCTTAA
- the SELP gene encoding P-selectin isoform X1 gives MPAGVLLYEASCQKAILYQRFRRVVFGIARLLCFSALISELTHHKEVAAWTYHYSTKAYSWNISRKYCQNRYTDLVAIQNKKEIDYLNEVLPYYSSYYWIGIRKSNKTWTWVGTKKALTKEAENWADNEPNNKRNNEDCVEIYIKSPSAPGKWNDEHCLKKKHALCYTASCQDMSCSKQGECLETIGNYTCSCYPGFYGPQCEYVRECGELELPQHLLMNCSHPLGNFSFNSQCSFHCADGYQVNGPSKLECLASGIWTHKPPQCLAVQCQHLEAPSEGTMDCVHPLAAFAHGSSCKFECQPGYRVRGLDTLRCIGSGHWSAPLPTCEAISCEPLESPVHGSMDCAPSLRAFQYDTNCSFRCAEGFMLRGADIVRCDNLGQWTAPAPVCQALQCQDLPVPNGAQVNCSHPFGAFRYQSVCSFTCNEDLLLVGASVLQCLATGNWNSVPPECQAIPCTPLLSPQNGTMTCVQPLGSSSYKSTCHFICDEGFSLSGPERLDCTRSGRWTDSPPMCEAIKCPELFAPEQGSLDCSDTHGEFNVGSTCHFSCNKGFKLEGPNNVECTTSGRWSATPPACKGIASLPSPGVQCPALTTPGQGTMHCRHHPGTFGFNTTCHFGCKAGFTLIGDSILSCRSSGQWTAVTPTCRAVKCSELHVYKPIVMNCSNLWGNFSYGSICSFHCLEGQLLNGSAQTACQENGHWSTTMPTCQAGPLTIQEALTYFGGAVASTTGLIMGGTLLALLRKRFRQKDDGKRPLNPHSHLGTYGVFTNAAFDPSS, from the exons GCCAGCTGCCAAAAAGCCATCTTGTATCAGAGATTCCGGAGAGTGGTCTTTGGAATTGCCCGACTCCTTTGCTTCAGTGCCCTGATCTCTG AACTAACACACCACAAAGAAGTGGCAGCGTGGACTTATCATTACAGCACAAAAGCATACTCATGGAATATTTCCCGCAAATACTGCCAGAATCGCTACACTGACTTAGTGGCCATccagaataaaaaggaaattgattACCTCAATGAGGTCCTACCCTACTATAGCTCCTACTACTGGATCGGGATCCGAAAGAGTAATAAGACATGGACCTGGGTGGGAACCAAAAAGGCTCTCACTAAAGAGGCTGAGAACTGGGCTGATAATGAACCTAACAACAAAAGGAACAACGAGGACTGCGTGGAGATCTACATCAAGAGTCCGTCAGCCCCTGGCAAGTGGAATGATGAGCACTGCTTGAAGAAAAAGCACGCATTGTGTTACACAG CCTCCTGCCAGGACATGTCCTGCAGCAAACAAGGAGAGTGCCTCGAGACCATCGGGAACTACACCTGCTCCTGCTACCCTGGATTCTATGGGCCACAATGTGAATACG TGAGAGAGTGTGGAGAACTTGAGCTCCCTCAACACTTGCTTATGAACTGCAGCCACCCTCTGGGAAACTTCTCTTTTAACTCGCAGTGCAGCTTCCACTGTGCTGACGGGTACCAAGTAAATGGGCCCAGCAAGCTGGAATGCTTGGCTTCTGGAATCTGGACACATAAGCCTCCGCAGTGTTTAG CTGTGCAGTGTCAGCACCTGGAAGCCCCCAGCGAAGGAACCATGGACTGTGTTCATCCACTCGCTGCTTTTGCACATGGCTCCAGCTGTAAATTTGAGTGCCAGCCCGGCTACAGAGTGAGGGGCTTGGACACGCTCCGCTGCATTGGCTCTGGACACTGGTCTGCACCCTTGCCAACCTGTGAGG CTATTTCGTGTGAGCCGCTGGAGAGTCCCGTCCACGGAAGCATGGATTGCGCTCCATCCTTGAGAGCGTTTCAGTATGATACCAACTGTAGCTTCCGCTGTGCTGAAGGTTTCATGCTGAGAGGAGCTGATATAGTTCGGTGTGATAACTTGGGACAGTGGACAGCGCCGGCCCCAGTCTGTCAAG CTTTGCAGTGCCAGGATCTCCCAGTTCCAAATGGGGCTCAGGTGAACTGCTCCCACCCCTTTGGTGCCTTTAGGTACCAGTCAGTCTGCAGCTTCACCTGCAATGAAGACTTACTCCTGGTGGGAGCGAGTGTGCTACAGTGCTTGGCTACTGGAAACTGGAATTCTGTTCCTCCAGAATGCCAAG CCATTCCCTGCACACCTTTGCTAAGCCCTCAGAATGGAACAATGACCTGTGTCCAACCTCTTGGAAGTTCCAGTTATAAATCCACCTGTCACTTCATCTGTGATGAGGGATTTTCTTTGTCTGGACCAGAAAGATTGGATTGCACTCGATCGGGACGCTGGACAGACTCCCCACCAATGTGTGAAG CCATCAAGTGCCCAGAACTCTTCGCCCCAGAGCAGGGCAGCCTGGATTGTTCTGACACTCATGGAGAATTCAATGTTGGCTCCACCTGCCATTTCTCTTGTAACAAGGGCTTTAAGCTGGAGGGGCCAAATAATGTGGAATGCACAACTTCTGGAAGATGGTCAGCTACTCCACCAGCCTGCAAAG GCATAGCATCACTTCCTAGTCCAGGGGTGCAATGCCCAGCCCTCACCACACCTGGGCAGGGAACCATGCACTGTAGGCATCATCCGGGAACTTTTGGTTTTAATACCACTTGTCACTTTGGCTGCAAGGCTGGATTCACACTCATAGGAGACAGCATTCTCAGCTGCAGATCTTCAGGACAATGGACAGCAGTAACTCCAACATGCAGAG CTGTGAAATGCTCAGAACTACATGTTTATAAGCCAATAGTGATGAACTGCTCCAACCTCTGGGGAAACTTCAGCTATGGATCAATCTGCTCTTTCCATTGTCTAGAGGGCCAGTTACTTAATGGCTCAGCACAAACAGCATGCCAGGAGAATGGCCACTGGTCGACTACCATGCCAACCTGCCAAG CAGGACCACTGACTATTCAGGAAGCCCTGACTTACTTTGGTGGAGCGGTGGCTTCTACAACAGGTCTGATAATGGGTGGGACGCTCCTGGCTTTGCTAAGAAAGCGTTTCAGACAAAAAG ATGATGGGAAACGCCCCTTGAATCCTCACAG cCACCTAGGAACATATGGAGTTTTTACAAATGCTGCATTTGACCCGAGTTCTTAA
- the SELP gene encoding P-selectin isoform X2, with protein sequence MPAGVLLYEASCQKAILYQRFRRVVFGIARLLCFSALISELTHHKEVAAWTYHYSTKAYSWNISRKYCQNRYTDLVAIQNKKEIDYLNEVLPYYSSYYWIGIRKSNKTWTWVGTKKALTKEAENWADNEPNNKRNNEDCVEIYIKSPSAPGKWNDEHCLKKKHALCYTASCQDMSCSKQGECLETIGNYTCSCYPGFYGPQCEYVRECGELELPQHLLMNCSHPLGNFSFNSQCSFHCADGYQVNGPSKLECLASGIWTHKPPQCLAVQCQHLEAPSEGTMDCVHPLAAFAHGSSCKFECQPGYRVRGLDTLRCIGSGHWSAPLPTCEAISCEPLESPVHGSMDCAPSLRAFQYDTNCSFRCAEGFMLRGADIVRCDNLGQWTAPAPVCQALQCQDLPVPNGAQVNCSHPFGAFRYQSVCSFTCNEDLLLVGASVLQCLATGNWNSVPPECQAIPCTPLLSPQNGTMTCVQPLGSSSYKSTCHFICDEGFSLSGPERLDCTRSGRWTDSPPMCEAIKCPELFAPEQGSLDCSDTHGEFNVGSTCHFSCNKGFKLEGPNNVECTTSGRWSATPPACKGIASLPSPGVQCPALTTPGQGTMHCRHHPGTFGFNTTCHFGCKAGFTLIGDSILSCRSSGQWTAVTPTCRAVKCSELHVYKPIVMNCSNLWGNFSYGSICSFHCLEGQLLNGSAQTACQENGHWSTTMPTCQGPLTIQEALTYFGGAVASTTGLIMGGTLLALLRKRFRQKDDGKRPLNPHSHLGTYGVFTNAAFDPSS encoded by the exons GCCAGCTGCCAAAAAGCCATCTTGTATCAGAGATTCCGGAGAGTGGTCTTTGGAATTGCCCGACTCCTTTGCTTCAGTGCCCTGATCTCTG AACTAACACACCACAAAGAAGTGGCAGCGTGGACTTATCATTACAGCACAAAAGCATACTCATGGAATATTTCCCGCAAATACTGCCAGAATCGCTACACTGACTTAGTGGCCATccagaataaaaaggaaattgattACCTCAATGAGGTCCTACCCTACTATAGCTCCTACTACTGGATCGGGATCCGAAAGAGTAATAAGACATGGACCTGGGTGGGAACCAAAAAGGCTCTCACTAAAGAGGCTGAGAACTGGGCTGATAATGAACCTAACAACAAAAGGAACAACGAGGACTGCGTGGAGATCTACATCAAGAGTCCGTCAGCCCCTGGCAAGTGGAATGATGAGCACTGCTTGAAGAAAAAGCACGCATTGTGTTACACAG CCTCCTGCCAGGACATGTCCTGCAGCAAACAAGGAGAGTGCCTCGAGACCATCGGGAACTACACCTGCTCCTGCTACCCTGGATTCTATGGGCCACAATGTGAATACG TGAGAGAGTGTGGAGAACTTGAGCTCCCTCAACACTTGCTTATGAACTGCAGCCACCCTCTGGGAAACTTCTCTTTTAACTCGCAGTGCAGCTTCCACTGTGCTGACGGGTACCAAGTAAATGGGCCCAGCAAGCTGGAATGCTTGGCTTCTGGAATCTGGACACATAAGCCTCCGCAGTGTTTAG CTGTGCAGTGTCAGCACCTGGAAGCCCCCAGCGAAGGAACCATGGACTGTGTTCATCCACTCGCTGCTTTTGCACATGGCTCCAGCTGTAAATTTGAGTGCCAGCCCGGCTACAGAGTGAGGGGCTTGGACACGCTCCGCTGCATTGGCTCTGGACACTGGTCTGCACCCTTGCCAACCTGTGAGG CTATTTCGTGTGAGCCGCTGGAGAGTCCCGTCCACGGAAGCATGGATTGCGCTCCATCCTTGAGAGCGTTTCAGTATGATACCAACTGTAGCTTCCGCTGTGCTGAAGGTTTCATGCTGAGAGGAGCTGATATAGTTCGGTGTGATAACTTGGGACAGTGGACAGCGCCGGCCCCAGTCTGTCAAG CTTTGCAGTGCCAGGATCTCCCAGTTCCAAATGGGGCTCAGGTGAACTGCTCCCACCCCTTTGGTGCCTTTAGGTACCAGTCAGTCTGCAGCTTCACCTGCAATGAAGACTTACTCCTGGTGGGAGCGAGTGTGCTACAGTGCTTGGCTACTGGAAACTGGAATTCTGTTCCTCCAGAATGCCAAG CCATTCCCTGCACACCTTTGCTAAGCCCTCAGAATGGAACAATGACCTGTGTCCAACCTCTTGGAAGTTCCAGTTATAAATCCACCTGTCACTTCATCTGTGATGAGGGATTTTCTTTGTCTGGACCAGAAAGATTGGATTGCACTCGATCGGGACGCTGGACAGACTCCCCACCAATGTGTGAAG CCATCAAGTGCCCAGAACTCTTCGCCCCAGAGCAGGGCAGCCTGGATTGTTCTGACACTCATGGAGAATTCAATGTTGGCTCCACCTGCCATTTCTCTTGTAACAAGGGCTTTAAGCTGGAGGGGCCAAATAATGTGGAATGCACAACTTCTGGAAGATGGTCAGCTACTCCACCAGCCTGCAAAG GCATAGCATCACTTCCTAGTCCAGGGGTGCAATGCCCAGCCCTCACCACACCTGGGCAGGGAACCATGCACTGTAGGCATCATCCGGGAACTTTTGGTTTTAATACCACTTGTCACTTTGGCTGCAAGGCTGGATTCACACTCATAGGAGACAGCATTCTCAGCTGCAGATCTTCAGGACAATGGACAGCAGTAACTCCAACATGCAGAG CTGTGAAATGCTCAGAACTACATGTTTATAAGCCAATAGTGATGAACTGCTCCAACCTCTGGGGAAACTTCAGCTATGGATCAATCTGCTCTTTCCATTGTCTAGAGGGCCAGTTACTTAATGGCTCAGCACAAACAGCATGCCAGGAGAATGGCCACTGGTCGACTACCATGCCAACCTGCCAAG GACCACTGACTATTCAGGAAGCCCTGACTTACTTTGGTGGAGCGGTGGCTTCTACAACAGGTCTGATAATGGGTGGGACGCTCCTGGCTTTGCTAAGAAAGCGTTTCAGACAAAAAG ATGATGGGAAACGCCCCTTGAATCCTCACAG cCACCTAGGAACATATGGAGTTTTTACAAATGCTGCATTTGACCCGAGTTCTTAA